The Nitriliruptor alkaliphilus DSM 45188 genome includes a region encoding these proteins:
- a CDS encoding L-rhamnose mutarotase, protein MTLQRHAAVIRLRPEKEEEYRRLHAAVWPDVLAALQRAGVRNYSIFLRDGLLFSYMEYDGDDFERSMALIAQDQATQRWWTLTDPCQEPLESAGATRWAPMEEVFHCD, encoded by the coding sequence ATGACGCTGCAGCGCCATGCCGCGGTCATCCGGCTCCGGCCGGAGAAGGAGGAGGAGTACCGCCGGCTGCACGCGGCCGTGTGGCCCGACGTGCTCGCCGCGTTGCAGCGGGCCGGGGTGCGCAACTACTCCATCTTCCTCCGCGACGGCCTGCTGTTCAGCTACATGGAGTACGACGGCGACGACTTCGAGCGGTCGATGGCCCTGATCGCGCAGGACCAGGCGACCCAGCGATGGTGGACACTCACCGACCCGTGTCAGGAGCCGCTCGAGTCGGCCGGTGCCACCCGGTGGGCACCGATGGAGGAGGTCTTCCACTGTGACTGA
- a CDS encoding (Fe-S)-binding protein: MTEPPPPSSPEHRPRRIALLITCLADTLYPDVGRAVVALLERLGHEVVFPRAQTCCGQMHINTGYQQQALPIVRHFVETFENHELVVAPSGSCVGSVRHQHAMVARAAGDEELAHRAERIAARTFELSELLVDVLGVTDVGASYPHRVTYHPTCHSLRMLGVGDKPLALLRQVHGLELVELPDADQCCGFGGTFALKNPDTSTAMLADKMANVLASKAEVCSAGDSSCLMHIGGGLDRLRAGVRTVHLAEILASTEQVDA; encoded by the coding sequence GTGACTGAGCCCCCGCCCCCATCGTCGCCCGAGCACCGTCCACGTCGGATCGCGCTGCTGATCACCTGCCTCGCGGACACGCTGTACCCGGATGTGGGCAGGGCGGTCGTCGCGCTGCTGGAGCGGCTCGGCCACGAGGTGGTGTTCCCGCGGGCGCAGACGTGCTGCGGCCAGATGCACATCAACACGGGGTACCAGCAACAGGCGCTGCCCATCGTGCGGCACTTCGTCGAGACCTTCGAGAACCACGAGCTGGTGGTGGCACCGTCAGGGTCGTGCGTCGGGTCGGTCCGCCACCAGCACGCGATGGTCGCGCGCGCGGCCGGCGACGAGGAGCTGGCACACCGGGCCGAGCGGATCGCCGCGCGGACCTTCGAGCTGTCGGAGCTCCTGGTCGACGTCCTCGGTGTGACCGATGTCGGCGCGTCGTACCCGCACCGGGTGACCTACCACCCGACGTGTCACTCGTTGCGGATGCTCGGCGTGGGGGACAAGCCCCTGGCACTGTTGCGGCAGGTGCACGGCCTCGAGCTCGTGGAGCTGCCTGACGCCGACCAGTGCTGCGGGTTCGGTGGCACCTTCGCGCTCAAGAACCCGGACACGTCGACGGCGATGCTGGCCGACAAGATGGCCAACGTGCTGGCGTCGAAGGCAGAGGTCTGTTCGGCCGGCGACAGCTCCTGCCTGATGCACATCGGTGGGGGACTGGACAGGCTCCGTGCGGGCGTGCGCACGGTGCACCTCGCCGAGATTCTCGCATCGACCGAGCAGGTCGACGCGTGA
- a CDS encoding LutB/LldF family L-lactate oxidation iron-sulfur protein codes for MAHAPRGVGHLRGDRPFPQAAREALGDTQLRRNIGDATRTIRAKRLAVVDEVDDWEALRDAGAALKAAAMARLPELLEQLEERVVANGGVVHWARDATEANRIVTDLVLATGEREVVKVKSMATQEIGLNEALADAGIAAWETDLAELIVQLADDQPSHILVPAIHRNRAEIREIFLREMPGVDPTLTDDPRQLAMAARAHLRRRFLSAKVGVSGANFAVAETGTLSVVESEGNGRMCLTLPDTLITVMGIEKLVPTWQDLEVFLQLLPRSATGERMNPYTSFWTGVHDGDGPQAFHLVLLDNGRTATLADEVGRAALHCIRCSACLNVCPVYERTGGHAYGSVYPGPIGAVLSPQLTGVEDNASLPFASTLCGACEDACPVKIPIPEILVHLRARHVAEQSEQRRLPTGEATAMATAAWVMSDPKRFAAAQRAVGAGRLVARDRGGQRTIRSAPWPLSAWTTSRDAPAPPAETFRQWWDRTRGKGSR; via the coding sequence GTGGCCCATGCGCCCCGTGGGGTCGGCCACCTGCGTGGTGACCGGCCGTTCCCGCAGGCTGCCCGTGAGGCGTTGGGCGACACCCAGCTGCGTCGCAACATCGGCGACGCGACCCGGACCATCCGGGCCAAGCGGCTGGCCGTGGTCGACGAGGTCGACGACTGGGAGGCCCTGCGGGATGCCGGTGCCGCGCTGAAGGCGGCCGCGATGGCCCGGCTCCCGGAGCTGCTCGAGCAGCTGGAGGAACGGGTCGTGGCCAACGGCGGGGTCGTGCACTGGGCACGTGACGCGACCGAGGCCAACCGGATCGTCACCGACCTGGTCCTTGCCACGGGCGAGCGCGAGGTGGTCAAGGTCAAGTCCATGGCCACCCAGGAGATCGGCCTCAACGAGGCCCTCGCCGATGCCGGCATCGCCGCGTGGGAGACCGACCTGGCCGAGCTCATCGTCCAGCTCGCCGACGACCAGCCCTCGCACATCCTCGTCCCTGCGATCCACCGCAACCGCGCCGAGATCCGCGAGATCTTCCTCCGCGAGATGCCGGGCGTGGACCCGACGCTGACCGACGACCCCCGGCAGCTGGCCATGGCGGCGCGGGCCCACCTGCGCCGACGGTTCCTGTCGGCGAAGGTCGGGGTGAGCGGGGCGAACTTCGCCGTGGCCGAGACGGGAACGTTGTCGGTGGTGGAGTCCGAGGGCAACGGCCGGATGTGCCTGACCCTGCCCGACACGCTCATCACGGTGATGGGGATCGAGAAGCTGGTCCCGACGTGGCAGGACCTCGAGGTGTTCCTGCAGCTGCTCCCCCGGTCCGCCACCGGCGAGCGCATGAACCCCTACACCTCGTTCTGGACCGGCGTGCACGACGGTGACGGGCCGCAGGCCTTCCACCTGGTCCTGCTCGACAACGGCCGTACTGCCACCCTGGCCGACGAGGTGGGCCGCGCAGCGCTGCACTGCATCCGCTGCTCCGCCTGCCTGAACGTCTGTCCGGTCTACGAGCGCACCGGCGGCCACGCCTACGGGTCGGTCTACCCGGGGCCGATCGGGGCCGTGCTGTCCCCGCAGTTGACGGGCGTGGAGGACAACGCGTCGCTGCCGTTCGCGTCGACGCTGTGCGGGGCCTGCGAGGACGCCTGCCCGGTCAAGATCCCGATCCCCGAGATCCTCGTGCACCTGCGTGCCCGACACGTCGCCGAGCAGTCCGAGCAGCGACGCCTCCCCACCGGCGAGGCCACAGCGATGGCCACCGCGGCCTGGGTGATGTCCGACCCGAAGCGGTTCGCCGCCGCGCAGCGCGCCGTCGGCGCGGGGCGGCTGGTGGCCCGGGACCGGGGTGGGCAGCGCACGATCCGCAGCGCCCCGTGGCCGCTGTCGGCCTGGACCACCAGCCGCGACGCCCCGGCCCCGCCCGCCGAGACCTTCCGTCAGTGGTGGGACCGCACCCGCGGGAAGGGGTCGCGATGA